From a single Rosa rugosa chromosome 7, drRosRugo1.1, whole genome shotgun sequence genomic region:
- the LOC133722346 gene encoding 14 kDa zinc-binding protein, with protein MEKEEKISGGDDISSRLAVLSSHLITPSPSTMSEKEAALAAVPSDSPTIFDKIINKEIPANVVFEDDKVLAFRDISPQAPTHILIIPKVKDGLTGLSKAEERHCEILGQLLYTAKLVAKQEGLEDGFRIVINDGPKACQSVYHIHVHLIGGRQMDWPPG; from the exons AtggaaaaggaagagaaaattaGTGGAGGCGACGATATAAGCAGCCGACTCGCAGTTTTAAGCTCTCACTTGATCACTCCAAGCCCCAGCACTATGTCTGAGAAGGAGGCTGCTCTTGCTGCCGTACCCTCTGATTCCCCCACCAT ATTTGACAAGATCATCAACAAGGAAATACCGGCTAATGTGGTTTTTGAGGACGACAAG GTCCTTGCTTTTAGGGACATTAGTCCCCAGGCTCCAACACACATTTTGATAATTCCCAAAGTTAAAGATGGCTTAACTGGATTGTCGAAG GCTGAAGAGAGGCACTGTGAGATTCTTGGTCAGCTTCTCTACACTGCCAAGCTTGTTGCTAAACAGGAAGGCCTGGAGGATGGGTTCAGGATTGTGATTAATGATGGGCCAAAAGCAT GTCAATCGGTCTATCACATTCATGTCCACCTCATTGGAGGAAGGCAAATGGACTGGCCCCCGGGCTAA